The window AGCAAAGAATCCTGATGTTCTTAGTAATTCCTTTAATGCTACCATGCCGATTCAATTCAAAGATGGTAATTTAGTGCTTGTTGTGTTTGCAACCTTTCAACCTATTGATGAAGCTTCACAGGTCTTAGTACGTTTCCTTCCCTATATAAGTATAATTGTCTTTGTAATTGGTTTGGCAAGCGCTTATTTTTATTCCCGGTTCATTACAAAACCACTTATCTATATTAATGAGGGCGCACAAAAGCTGGCAAACTTGGATTTTTCAAAAAAAATCCAACTTCATTCTACCGATGAATTAGGGGAACTATCTAATAGCCTGAATGATATGTCAAAAAATTTACAACAAACCATGCTTGAATTACAAAAAGCCAATGAGCAATTAAAAAGTGATATTGAAAAAGAGCGAGAAATCGAAATAAAACGCAGAGAATTTTTTACAACGGTTGCCCATGAACTAAAAACACCGCTCACTGTTATGAAAGGTTACTTAGAAGGGATGATTTATAATATTGGTCCTTATCAAAATCGTGACCAATATTTAGAGAAGAATCATAAAATTATCGAAGAAATGGAGCTACTGGTTCGCGAGATTTTAACTATGTCAAAACTAGAACAAGATACCTTTAAACTGAAGCTGGAAGAAGTAAAACTTTTAGAATTGATTGATACAATTACAAAAGATCTCGGTTTTTTTGCTGCCCAAAAAGACATTAAGATAATTAAACAAATTGCTCCTCATCTCTCAGTACGTACAGATCGTAATTTATTAGAAAAAGCCGTTAAAAACATTATTCATAATGCGATACTGTATTCACCTAAAGGAGAAAAAATATATATAGAGCTAACTGAACTTCCAAAACAACATCATATCCACATGCAAGTCATCAATACAGGCGTCAAAATTAAACAGGAGGATATACAACAGCTATTCGAACCATTTTATCGAGTCGAAAAATCAAGAAATAGAAATACTGGAGGAAGTGGCTTAGGACTATATATTGTAAAGCAAATTTTTGAATCCCTTTCTATTACTTATGCTATGAATAATACAGAAATTGGCGTACAATTTTCACTTACAATACCTTTTTCCATTAAGGAAAGGGCTTAACGCAAACAATTGACTAGCCGCAAAACATAGCTAAAAGAAGTAATGATAATCAAGTCCGGAAAAAGCCACTCGCTTTCCGCGGATGAACTATTTAGCCTCCTCCTTCACTTCGTTTCGTGCGGGGTCTTGCTAGTACATTCTTCCGTAGGAGTCTCGCAGCTTTTTCCTCTGAATCAAGGGGTTTTGGCGATGATGTCGAAAAACTTAGAGAATGAAAGCAATCAACTTGGCATGTTTACGTATAATCAAGTGGTTCCACAATATCACTTAGTTAAACGCTACTTACTAAAAACTCATTTCTTGGACATGGCAAGACACTCAAACAACTTAAGTAGTACTCGAAGAGACACCGACGTCATAGCACTAATTCACATATCTTCAAATTTCAGTACTAAATGGTCTTTGGATACCAATCGGTCAATTGTCAGTATCTCTAATTGATCTTGTTCATT of the Lysinibacillus fusiformis genome contains:
- a CDS encoding sensor histidine kinase, whose product is MNNILKLLKMKRITFKLFIITSLILLAFAVMIYLTLYFFLPTFHEQYKTNQLQSGIEEIIDKSKDLTFRDAIPLFDEYSKQNNALIYLQNKEDTIIYSPSFFIQGGTQSKVIAKSSPAKNPDVLSNSFNATMPIQFKDGNLVLVVFATFQPIDEASQVLVRFLPYISIIVFVIGLASAYFYSRFITKPLIYINEGAQKLANLDFSKKIQLHSTDELGELSNSLNDMSKNLQQTMLELQKANEQLKSDIEKEREIEIKRREFFTTVAHELKTPLTVMKGYLEGMIYNIGPYQNRDQYLEKNHKIIEEMELLVREILTMSKLEQDTFKLKLEEVKLLELIDTITKDLGFFAAQKDIKIIKQIAPHLSVRTDRNLLEKAVKNIIHNAILYSPKGEKIYIELTELPKQHHIHMQVINTGVKIKQEDIQQLFEPFYRVEKSRNRNTGGSGLGLYIVKQIFESLSITYAMNNTEIGVQFSLTIPFSIKERA